Proteins found in one Planococcus citri chromosome 2, ihPlaCitr1.1, whole genome shotgun sequence genomic segment:
- the fz2 gene encoding frizzled-5, with protein MSLRLGAWLLLIFTLCQFGSRVRGGGVGAPDQQLVIASSSSGSSYPGGSRCEEITIPMCKGIGYNLTYMPNELNHDSQEEAGMEVHQYWPLVEIKCSPDLKFFLCSLYTPICFEDFHGPLKACRSVCESARSGCEPLMKQYGFSWPERMNCDKLPTMEENPLCMAPPQQKSDLGSGLDPTKGGKKPPIQLPKCKPGQKKKGCREYGGGGFAMDTSPSGNQECSCRCRHPLVPIEHDSPWFNRSITVGEVNNCAYPCKGAFFFPEEQQFATTWIAVWSGLCCVATLMTLTTFLIDTERFKYPERPIVFLSGCYFMVSVGYLIRIFLGHEEVACENRMIVYSASGPKPCTLVFLLVYFFGMASSIWWVILTLTWFLAAGFKWSNEAIASYSQYFHLAAWLIPTMKSVGVLIMSAVDGDSVAGICSVGNQNPDNLRKFVLYPLIVYLIIGISLLFGGFLSLFRIRSVFKNQGGLGGRSKADKLEKLMIRIGIFSVLYTLPATVLIACYFYEATLYNEWMSSLACNCNESIPPTKMKNKPIYAVLMLKYFMALAVGITSGVWIWSGKTLGSWKKLWKRLFGGGSSKNHKSNLINNGTKPRVVKQQYLLPPSIPVPPVPAPSSSLLSGPHITPTGNLPLGGHHLSNASNLHHHMIKQSQQAPLSHV; from the coding sequence ATGTCGTTACGTCTCGGGGCTTGGTTACTACTAATATTTACACTATGCCAGTTCGGAAGCAGGGTCCGCGGTGGCGGAGTCGGCGCTCCCGATCAACAACTAGTCATCGCTTCCAGTTCGAGTGGATCTTCGTATCCGGGAGGTAGCCGATGCGAAGAAATCACCATCCCAATGTGCAAAGGCATCGGTTACAATTTGACTTACATGCCGAACGAGTTGAATCACGATAGTCAAGAAGAAGCCGGAATGGAGGTCCACCAGTATTGGCCTCTGGTTGAGATCAAGTGTTCGCCAGATTTAAAGTTCTTCCTGTGCTCGCTGTATACGCCTATATGCTTCGAAGACTTTCACGGTCCTTTGAAAGCATGCCGAAGCGTTTGCGAAAGCGCACGATCTGGTTGCGAGCCCTTAATGAAACAATACGGGTTCTCGTGGCCCGAACGTATGAACTGCGATAAGCTGCCTACCATGGAGGAGAACCCTTTGTGTATGGCGCCTCCTCAGCAAAAATCGGATCTCGGTTCGGGGCTAGATCCAACCAAAGGAGGCAAGAAACCACCTATTCAGTTACCAAAATGTAAACCTGGTCAGAAGAAGAAAGGCTGCAGAGAATACGGCGGAGGTGGATTCGCTATGGATACTTCACCATCCGGTAATCAAGAGTGTAGTTGTCGATGCAGGCATCCTTTGGTACCAATTGAACACGATTCTCCTTGGTTTAATCGAAGTATAACTGTGGGAGAGGTGAACAATTGCGCGTATCCTTGCAAAGGAGCTTTCTTCTTTCCCGAAGAGCAGCAATTCGCCACTACTTGGATTGCTGTTTGGTCTGGATTATGCTGCGTGGCTACTTTGATGACTCTGACTACTTTTCTAATCGATACAGAACGCTTCAAGTATCCGGAAAGACCAATAGTGTTTTTATCCGGATGCTATTTTATGGTCAGTGTCGGTTACCTGATCAGAATATTCCTAGGACACGAAGAGGTCGCTTGTGAGAATCGAATGATCGTTTACAGCGCCAGTGGACCTAAACCTTGCACACTAGTCTTCTTACTGGTGTACTTTTTCGGCATGGCTTCTTCGATTTGGTGGGTAATTCTTACCCTAACCTGGTTCTTGGCGGCTGGTTTCAAATGGAGCAACGAAGCGATCGCCAGCTACTCGCAATACTTCCATCTAGCTGCTTGGCTAATTCCTACGATGAAATCAGTCGGCGTACTCATCATGTCTGCAGTGGATGGTGACTCGGTGGCTGGAATCTGCTCGGTCGGTAACCAGAACCCAGATAATCTGCGCAAATTCGTCTTGTACCCGTTAATTGTGTACTTGATCATCGGTATTTCGCTGCTATTCGGAGGTTTCCTGTCACTATTCCGAATCCGTAGCGTTTTCAAGAACCAAGGTGGCCTGGGAGGTCGCAGCAAAGCCGACAAACTAGAAAAGCTAATGATACGTATCGGTATCTTCAGCGTACTTTACACGTTACCAGCTACCGTTCTGATCGCTTGTTACTTCTACGAAGCTACGTTGTACAACGAATGGATGTCATCGTTAGCTTGCAATTGCAACGAGAGTATACCAccgaccaaaatgaaaaacaaaccgATATACGCCGTTCTAATGCTAAAGTACTTTATGGCTTTGGCAGTCGGTATCACCTCCGGTGTTTGGATCTGGTCCGGTAAAACGCTCGGATCGTGGAAAAAACTATGGAAAAGATTATTCGGCGGTGGCAGCAGCAAAAACCATAAGTCGAATTTAATCAACAATGGTACCAAACCACGTGTAGTCAAACAGCAATACTTGTTACCACCTTCGATCCCGGTGCCACCAGTGCCAGCTCCTAGTAGCAGTCTACTTTCGGGGCCACATATAACGCCGACTGGAAATTTACCACTAGGAGGCCATCATTTATCCAACGCTAGCAATTTACACCACCACATGATTAAACAGTCGCAGCAAGCGCCTCTTAGTCACGTATGA